The Paenibacillus sp. RUD330 genome has a segment encoding these proteins:
- a CDS encoding prenyltransferase/squalene oxidase repeat-containing protein: MKWSGQAKETADRLRVELLERQSPDGAWRLCCESGVMSDAFLLILLQAMDWMEEHRELARRIAQRIAVLQENGGGWKLHEDQKEGHLESTVEAYYALLASGYYEYGDPRMVNARRFILARGGLGEVRTMMTQVLLCMTGQLDWPRVLRIPVETLLAPSWLPLSLFDLSGHARVHLVPVLMLASGSFKLGEGRLPNLSELVAGESRSFLKPPALPGPLAGMAEALAAGHSPLYPASLDKGEKFMLERIEPNGTLLTYSTATILMIAALVSIGYAPGHEVIRRGLEGIRSLVWDDPRHEISHLQIASSTVWDTAMLGCVLHESGLPGDHGALQRAAGYIASRQQTAKGDWARRNRRTPPGGWGFSDVNTRYPDIDDTTASLSMLQRIHAGDAFPDEARERGDRWVWSMQNRSGGWPAFERESGSPLIGLIQFEQASQIVTDPPTVDLTARTLVWASRRDAPAPSWVSAAIGAEEGGDDPDGDAAARAAAWILKQQQRPGCWPGRWGIAYVHGTGAALAGLMAMRAKRSASALYRGMNWLLSVQNADGGWGESCLSDVAAEYRALGASTPSQTAWALEGLMAHPSSPPAAIDRGIECLIELLEADDWRSRYPTGGGLPGHVYLNYHSSRYIWPLRVLSAYAASASSVPDRS, encoded by the coding sequence ATGAAATGGAGCGGACAGGCGAAGGAAACGGCAGACCGGCTCCGGGTAGAGCTCCTGGAGCGGCAAAGTCCCGACGGCGCATGGCGGCTGTGCTGCGAGAGCGGCGTCATGAGCGATGCTTTTTTGCTCATCCTGCTGCAGGCGATGGATTGGATGGAGGAACATCGGGAGCTGGCTCGGCGGATCGCGCAGCGCATCGCCGTGCTTCAGGAGAACGGCGGAGGCTGGAAGCTGCATGAGGATCAGAAGGAAGGCCATCTGGAGTCGACTGTGGAAGCCTATTACGCGCTGCTCGCATCCGGCTACTACGAATACGGCGATCCTCGGATGGTCAACGCCCGCCGCTTCATTCTCGCTCGAGGCGGGCTTGGAGAAGTACGGACGATGATGACCCAGGTGCTGCTCTGCATGACCGGCCAGCTGGATTGGCCGCGGGTTTTGCGCATTCCGGTCGAGACGCTGCTCGCCCCGTCCTGGCTGCCGCTCAGCCTGTTCGATCTGTCCGGCCATGCCCGCGTCCATCTCGTGCCGGTGCTCATGCTGGCCTCCGGCAGCTTCAAGCTGGGCGAAGGACGGCTGCCCAATCTCTCGGAGCTCGTGGCCGGAGAGAGCAGAAGCTTCCTGAAGCCCCCCGCTCTTCCGGGACCGCTCGCCGGCATGGCCGAGGCGCTCGCCGCGGGCCATTCCCCTCTCTACCCGGCGTCGCTGGACAAGGGAGAAAAATTCATGCTCGAACGGATAGAGCCGAACGGCACTCTGCTCACCTATTCGACCGCCACCATCCTCATGATCGCAGCTCTTGTCTCCATCGGCTACGCGCCGGGCCATGAGGTCATAAGGCGCGGTCTGGAAGGAATCCGGTCGCTCGTATGGGATGATCCGCGGCATGAGATCTCCCATCTGCAGATCGCTTCCTCGACCGTATGGGACACGGCGATGCTGGGCTGCGTGCTGCATGAAAGCGGACTTCCCGGAGACCATGGCGCGCTGCAGCGGGCGGCCGGATATATAGCCTCCCGCCAGCAGACGGCCAAAGGCGACTGGGCCCGCCGCAATCGCCGCACGCCTCCGGGAGGCTGGGGGTTCTCGGATGTGAACACCCGATACCCGGATATCGACGATACGACGGCTTCCCTATCGATGCTCCAACGGATACATGCGGGAGATGCTTTTCCGGATGAAGCCCGGGAGCGAGGAGACCGCTGGGTATGGTCGATGCAGAACAGAAGCGGCGGCTGGCCTGCCTTCGAGCGCGAATCCGGAAGCCCTCTGATCGGGCTGATCCAGTTCGAGCAGGCCTCGCAGATCGTGACCGATCCGCCGACCGTCGATCTGACCGCCCGCACGCTGGTATGGGCAAGCCGCCGGGACGCCCCGGCGCCTTCATGGGTCAGCGCGGCGATCGGCGCCGAGGAAGGCGGAGACGATCCGGACGGCGACGCCGCCGCCCGTGCTGCCGCCTGGATCCTGAAGCAGCAGCAGCGCCCCGGGTGCTGGCCGGGCCGCTGGGGAATCGCCTATGTGCACGGTACCGGCGCAGCGCTCGCCGGCCTTATGGCCATGCGTGCCAAGCGCAGCGCTTCCGCCCTCTACCGCGGCATGAACTGGCTCCTCTCCGTGCAGAATGCGGATGGCGGCTGGGGCGAATCCTGCCTCAGCGATGTCGCCGCAGAATACCGCGCGCTCGGAGCGAGCACGCCCTCGCAAACCGCCTGGGCGCTGGAAGGGTTGATGGCTCATCCCTCCTCGCCCCCCGCCGCCATCGATCGGGGCATCGAATGCCTGATCGAGCTATTGGAGGCGGATGACTGGCGCAGCCGCTATCCGACCGGAGGCGGCTTGCCCGGCCATGTGTACCTGAACTATCATAGCAGCCGGTACATATGGCCGCTGCGGGTGCTGTCCGCTTATGCGGCAAGCGCGTCCTCCGTCCCGGATCGGAGCTGA
- a CDS encoding glycoside hydrolase family 2, protein MGEQHRAEYPRPQFARDNWINLNGPWEFGFDDAGEGEGKGWHKGETPLERVIQVPFAFQSKLSGIGDPDFHDIVWYRRELELPEPMAGRRIRLHFGAVDYDASVWVNGILVARHEGGHTPFSADITDALHKDGRSSRLVVKAADYSKDVTLPRGKQYWKSDSASIFYTRTTGIWQTVWMEAVSETSLGKVRFTPDIDRQTVEIRSWMQGPLREGLTLQVDISFQGEPVASDTFSVRGPHEARSITLADFNDHGLGRWWSPERPHLYDVRFRLLDKEELLDEVTSYFGMRKISIESGRLCLNNRPYFMKLVLDQGYFPDGNLTPPSDEAIRRDVELTKEMGFNGARKHQKLEDPRYLYWCDKLGLLVWGEAANAYEYSEEYVRRFAQEWQESIERDYNHPSVVVWVPLNESWGVPNIAVDKRQQEHAQAMYHLTRSLDATRPVISNDGWEMVSTDLFNIHDYEWRREVLEKRYSTADNAVSATPAGRVLAVEGFPYRGQPILVTEFGGIAYKKSDWEGWGYSGAENDEDFAARLNAVISPLLLSGCVQGYCYTQLTDVEQEINGLLTYDRQPKLPLETIRTINEGRWQQ, encoded by the coding sequence ATGGGAGAGCAGCATCGCGCGGAGTATCCGAGGCCGCAATTCGCCAGAGACAACTGGATCAATCTGAACGGGCCATGGGAGTTCGGCTTCGACGACGCCGGAGAAGGAGAGGGAAAAGGGTGGCATAAGGGCGAGACGCCTTTGGAGCGCGTCATTCAGGTGCCGTTCGCCTTCCAAAGCAAGCTGAGCGGCATCGGAGATCCGGACTTTCACGACATCGTCTGGTACCGCCGGGAGCTGGAGCTTCCCGAGCCGATGGCAGGCAGGAGGATTCGGCTCCATTTCGGAGCGGTCGACTACGACGCCTCGGTCTGGGTGAACGGCATTCTCGTCGCCCGCCACGAGGGAGGGCATACGCCGTTCAGCGCGGATATCACCGATGCCCTGCATAAGGACGGTCGAAGCAGCCGGCTCGTCGTGAAGGCGGCCGACTACAGCAAGGACGTCACGCTGCCGCGCGGCAAGCAGTATTGGAAAAGCGATTCGGCCAGCATCTTCTACACCCGCACGACCGGCATTTGGCAGACGGTATGGATGGAGGCGGTGTCCGAGACCTCGCTGGGCAAGGTGAGATTCACGCCGGATATCGACCGCCAAACGGTGGAAATCCGCTCCTGGATGCAGGGGCCTCTGAGAGAGGGGTTGACGCTGCAGGTGGACATTTCGTTCCAGGGCGAGCCGGTTGCCAGCGATACGTTCTCGGTGCGCGGCCCGCATGAAGCCCGCAGCATCACGCTGGCGGACTTCAACGACCACGGCCTCGGCCGCTGGTGGTCGCCGGAGCGGCCGCATCTGTACGACGTCCGATTCCGGCTGCTGGACAAGGAAGAGCTGCTCGACGAGGTGACGAGCTACTTCGGAATGCGCAAGATCTCGATCGAGAGCGGCAGGCTGTGCCTGAACAACCGGCCTTATTTCATGAAGCTGGTTCTGGACCAGGGTTATTTCCCGGACGGCAACCTTACGCCGCCGAGCGACGAGGCGATCCGGCGCGATGTCGAGCTGACCAAGGAGATGGGCTTCAACGGAGCCCGCAAGCACCAGAAGCTGGAGGATCCGCGCTATTTGTACTGGTGCGACAAGCTGGGCTTGCTCGTATGGGGCGAGGCGGCCAACGCGTACGAATACTCGGAGGAGTACGTGCGGCGCTTCGCTCAGGAATGGCAGGAGAGCATCGAGAGGGACTACAATCATCCGTCGGTCGTCGTCTGGGTGCCGCTCAACGAGAGCTGGGGCGTGCCGAACATCGCCGTCGACAAGCGTCAGCAGGAGCATGCCCAGGCGATGTACCATCTGACAAGGTCGCTTGACGCGACGCGTCCGGTCATCTCCAACGACGGCTGGGAGATGGTGAGCACCGACTTGTTCAATATCCACGATTACGAATGGCGCCGGGAAGTGCTGGAGAAAAGATATTCCACGGCGGACAACGCCGTCTCGGCAACGCCGGCCGGGCGCGTGCTGGCGGTGGAAGGCTTCCCGTACCGCGGACAGCCGATCCTCGTGACGGAGTTCGGCGGCATCGCCTACAAGAAAAGCGACTGGGAAGGCTGGGGGTATTCCGGTGCGGAGAACGACGAGGACTTCGCGGCCCGGCTGAACGCAGTCATTTCGCCGCTGCTTCTGTCCGGATGCGTGCAGGGGTATTGCTATACGCAGCTGACGGACGTGGAGCAGGAGATCAACGGCCTGCTGACGTACGACCGCCAGCCCAAGCTGCCGCTGGAGACGATCCGGACGATCAACGAGGGACGCTGGCAGCAATAG
- a CDS encoding response regulator: MPKLLIVDDESIFRRGLRKMIAGLDESWEIVGEACDGYEALDKIEELAPDVLLTDIRMPRMDGIQLQQMAGSRRQELLTVVVSGYDDFAYVQQSMRQGAMDYLMKPVEREELSQVLERLKAEVERRRKSARSEAGWDAQPAVRRHMTEHLAESLLSGRVDESELRLLEQMGIALPHPYFVCMVIKLDKQSVGEERYRSGDASLFQLYIQQFVQEMLDRHAKGLSFVLSDSKVVALINLERPEPLPSRSDSLADMIRRQISSLSRLTVTIGVGRPAEGLAGIPKAYGEAEIALLHRLIVGGDSVLDYAAVAGSSRPDDEAAKRSADSLEKAVMEGRRGIIAAMARQWIDELCGTARTPESIHQQLCKLLIRYYELAEELGAAGAWLDRSDIGRMLVEICAITSRQELAERLEELLCRLAEAIQQSREQQDRDPIAAASRYIEANFREALTLKDVADEVFLNPAYFSNLFKQRTGVTFIEQLTRVRTREAQRKLAFTNEKINAIAEETGFAHVRHFNRVFKSRLGVSPKEYRDSMRAGGDRPLA; encoded by the coding sequence ATGCCGAAACTATTGATTGTCGATGACGAGTCGATCTTCCGCAGGGGGCTCCGCAAGATGATCGCCGGCCTCGACGAGAGCTGGGAGATCGTCGGCGAAGCCTGCGACGGCTACGAAGCGCTTGACAAAATCGAGGAGCTCGCTCCCGATGTCCTGCTGACGGATATCCGCATGCCTCGCATGGACGGCATTCAGCTGCAGCAGATGGCGGGCAGCCGGCGCCAGGAGCTGCTGACCGTCGTCGTCAGCGGCTACGACGACTTTGCCTACGTCCAGCAGTCGATGCGCCAGGGGGCGATGGACTATCTGATGAAGCCGGTCGAGCGCGAGGAGCTGTCTCAGGTGCTGGAGAGGCTCAAGGCGGAGGTGGAGCGGCGCCGGAAGTCCGCGCGTTCGGAGGCGGGCTGGGATGCGCAGCCGGCGGTGCGGCGCCATATGACGGAGCATCTGGCCGAATCGCTGCTGTCGGGCAGGGTGGACGAGAGCGAGCTGCGGCTGCTGGAGCAGATGGGCATCGCGCTCCCGCATCCGTACTTCGTCTGCATGGTCATCAAGCTCGACAAGCAGTCGGTCGGAGAGGAGCGCTACCGGAGCGGCGACGCTTCGCTGTTCCAGCTGTACATCCAGCAGTTCGTGCAGGAAATGCTGGACCGGCACGCCAAGGGGCTCAGCTTCGTGCTGTCGGACTCCAAGGTGGTCGCGCTCATCAATCTGGAGCGGCCCGAGCCGCTGCCCAGCCGTTCGGATTCGCTGGCGGACATGATCCGCAGGCAGATCTCTTCCCTGTCGCGGCTGACGGTGACGATCGGGGTCGGACGGCCTGCAGAGGGGCTGGCCGGCATTCCGAAGGCGTACGGCGAAGCCGAGATCGCGCTGCTGCACCGGCTCATCGTCGGGGGCGACAGCGTGCTGGACTACGCCGCGGTCGCCGGGAGCAGCCGGCCGGACGACGAGGCCGCGAAGCGTTCCGCCGACAGCCTGGAGAAGGCGGTCATGGAAGGCCGGCGCGGAATCATCGCGGCCATGGCGCGGCAGTGGATCGACGAGCTGTGCGGCACGGCCCGCACGCCGGAGAGCATCCACCAGCAGCTGTGCAAGCTGCTGATCCGCTACTACGAGCTGGCGGAGGAGCTCGGGGCGGCGGGCGCCTGGCTGGACCGCTCGGATATCGGCAGGATGCTCGTCGAGATTTGCGCCATCACCTCCCGGCAGGAGCTGGCGGAGCGGCTGGAGGAGCTGCTGTGCCGGCTTGCGGAGGCGATCCAGCAGTCGAGGGAGCAGCAGGACCGGGATCCGATCGCGGCGGCCAGCCGCTACATCGAGGCGAACTTCCGGGAGGCGCTGACGCTGAAGGACGTCGCGGACGAGGTGTTTTTGAACCCGGCTTACTTCAGCAATCTGTTCAAGCAGCGGACGGGCGTCACCTTCATCGAGCAGCTGACCCGCGTCCGCACGAGAGAGGCCCAGCGCAAGCTCGCCTTCACCAACGAGAAGATCAATGCGATCGCCGAGGAGACCGGATTCGCCCATGTGCGGCATTTCAACCGGGTATTCAAAAGCCGGCTCGGCGTCTCGCCCAAAGAATATAGGGACAGCATGCGCGCGGGCGGCGATCGCCCGCTGGCATGA
- a CDS encoding sensor histidine kinase, which yields MKAFGNWFRNLELARKLILINVVFIVLPLGLMGYLAFSRFSATTEGKVGDYQLQTLKQMTLNIDTYMNELNRLTVMPYQYPKVTAYLESKRAPGQALSLEEINELNSFVTQVFLNGRVDILGVSLYGQGGASYVVLPESQYVTTYKLDESAEWLDRFKGQYGEPVFIATHDVRSTGGNVYQAFSIARELRSFDSGQSLGYIVIDVDPKFIREILSKVKLDPEESLYIADRSGNLVIRKDDGGREMAPGLYLGRTGEGVSHVRNDGRGLLVSHFTSEVTGWTTVGIVPVASLMKDTDTLRTFIIGIGATSVGLALLLYVFIAYRITRPLRKLSRLMRNVERGELGQSFHAEGRDEIGALGRSFNEMVAKLSELGYLLYETEIREKDAQIAALQSKINPHFLYNTLGSISMYAEMEGSREIITMSNNLSRLLRYSLSGRKERVTLKDELDHVSGYMKIQQMRYEERIKFTMEADPSLLDCEAIPLIIQPLVENAINHALDKGAGQGRIALTAEAAGQVLEITVADDGIGMNAEALEALRAHLQSTRELGGQSGNGLLNVHRRIVLHYGEEYGLTLESMPYQGFKVVLRFPLLHHAGARLEEIG from the coding sequence TTGAAGGCATTCGGCAATTGGTTCCGCAATCTGGAGCTGGCGCGCAAGCTGATTCTCATCAATGTCGTTTTCATCGTGCTGCCGCTTGGCCTGATGGGGTATCTCGCCTTCTCCCGCTTCTCCGCTACGACGGAAGGCAAGGTGGGCGATTATCAGCTCCAGACGCTGAAGCAGATGACGCTGAATATCGACACCTATATGAACGAGCTCAACCGCCTGACGGTGATGCCTTACCAGTATCCCAAGGTGACGGCTTATCTGGAGTCGAAGCGGGCTCCGGGACAGGCGCTGTCGCTGGAGGAGATCAACGAGCTGAACAGCTTCGTCACCCAGGTGTTCCTGAACGGGCGCGTCGACATTCTCGGCGTTTCCCTCTACGGCCAGGGCGGAGCGTCGTACGTCGTCCTTCCGGAGAGCCAGTACGTGACGACCTACAAGCTGGACGAAAGCGCGGAGTGGCTGGACCGGTTCAAGGGCCAATACGGCGAGCCGGTGTTCATCGCGACCCATGACGTCCGGTCGACCGGCGGCAATGTGTACCAGGCGTTCTCGATCGCCCGCGAGCTGCGCAGCTTCGACAGCGGCCAGTCGCTCGGCTATATCGTAATCGACGTGGATCCGAAGTTCATCCGCGAGATTCTGTCCAAGGTGAAGCTGGACCCGGAGGAGTCGCTCTACATCGCCGACCGGTCCGGCAACCTCGTCATCCGCAAGGACGACGGGGGAAGAGAGATGGCGCCCGGGCTGTACCTCGGCCGAACCGGGGAAGGCGTCAGCCATGTCCGCAATGACGGACGAGGGCTGCTGGTCTCGCATTTCACCTCGGAGGTGACCGGCTGGACGACGGTCGGCATCGTGCCGGTGGCGAGCCTGATGAAGGATACGGATACGCTGCGGACGTTCATCATCGGCATCGGCGCTACGAGCGTCGGACTTGCGCTGCTGCTGTACGTGTTCATCGCTTACCGAATCACCCGGCCGCTGCGCAAGCTGAGCCGTCTCATGCGGAACGTCGAGCGGGGAGAGCTCGGCCAGAGCTTCCATGCGGAGGGGCGGGACGAGATCGGTGCGCTCGGCCGCTCCTTCAACGAGATGGTCGCCAAGCTGAGCGAGCTCGGCTACCTGCTCTACGAGACCGAGATCCGCGAGAAGGATGCCCAGATTGCGGCTTTGCAGAGCAAGATCAACCCGCATTTTCTCTACAACACGCTCGGGTCGATCAGCATGTATGCGGAGATGGAGGGCAGCCGCGAAATCATCACGATGTCGAACAATCTGAGCCGTCTCCTGCGCTACAGCCTGAGCGGACGCAAGGAGCGGGTGACGCTGAAGGACGAGCTCGACCATGTCTCCGGGTACATGAAGATTCAGCAGATGCGCTACGAGGAGCGGATCAAGTTCACGATGGAAGCCGATCCCTCGCTGCTGGACTGCGAGGCCATCCCGCTCATCATTCAGCCGCTCGTGGAGAACGCGATCAACCATGCCCTGGACAAGGGCGCGGGCCAAGGACGGATCGCGCTGACGGCGGAGGCGGCGGGGCAGGTGCTGGAGATTACGGTGGCCGATGACGGAATCGGCATGAACGCGGAGGCGCTGGAGGCGCTTCGAGCCCATCTGCAGAGCACCAGGGAGCTCGGCGGGCAGTCGGGCAACGGCCTGCTCAACGTCCACCGGCGGATCGTGCTGCACTATGGCGAGGAATACGGCCTGACCTTGGAGAGCATGCCCTATCAGGGCTTCAAGGTCGTGCTCCGGTTTCCGCTGCTCCATCATGCAGGCGCCAGATTGGAGGAGATCGGGTAA